From the genome of Globicephala melas chromosome 11, mGloMel1.2, whole genome shotgun sequence, one region includes:
- the LOC115848762 gene encoding LOW QUALITY PROTEIN: POM121-like protein 2 (The sequence of the model RefSeq protein was modified relative to this genomic sequence to represent the inferred CDS: inserted 2 bases in 2 codons; deleted 3 bases in 3 codons) produces MGTYVGKLGLWPSSPAGGRTDLSERPLNRRPAQSLHQVPWVQHVHRAHPAPRHRPARSLPNWDPTSPNACVVNEAWRPFPMNRPRNSITGPLPSDWWGSYFKGSIWSLRHPRATRSPVTRRLAPRERTAPPSTAPAEVTNSAGVSPSEKXPDPCAKETVLRALRECKKGKVRWEESLVPESLDSKRIPETRPSVFKPLTKNGVLTSFVPRPGPLKRSLDCWGSDHSLNNRPSCSSMDSLASAHTGGPLSSQRNAITSSYSSSRDFSEPWKSIPSTSLQIPEWPMKRKEHWHPSHSPAPLVSDESPETSGSSGQQNQVPLLLSSPGSLLSLTPPTQLGYAVPKDLALGKKAGLQRSNKAREDTTEVTTDSVPDTWSAIQPPLSQGTDPQLESLHKMQESPSPLAFPQPTGEAISVAHSPLKTASLLASHGCSQSEPLSGTSSDSKPTTTFILLTLVSPTAPVTETTWPXSTSQAAVPRGSPAINPAAPTMQSTVFGLMSSPAPHLPASAPPVATSADRMSKPILGLPANSEIRVSSYSRISSTAAASSPPGISTPTFKPIFGSIRPLKTMPVRAPFSFKQTSPPPTPASTRLFHGLVKATSVVMSTTPASTSKGSFKPPLEFGVVNVTSTMGSTCSSPSTCPPFPLGAACAFRASFSPDADFTFPLSQRPTIPTVHTVTIFSQVLPSAVQISPTRSTADFSAVGGPPAASALVTTNQPALSSRISSSKSAFTIPLESSSRPPSPLTLGATPQPAFGAAYVQKQEAPQPALGPSFCSSPIFGNSTVASSTPTPTPAQPSFSGTTQSASAGLAPPASTFHIPASFRPAFDSTPVGSLWSNTNGLGVVTPSHRTGACGSVFGSTAPRPFDFGELVSPVDCEETELSVTAPDASSSSGALSPGAVPSGSTNTITPLGKGWGPGSQGRTSQGTPLALGKASISARETMFGDTSMASFAQSTPVIGSVKAGSSLGFGMPSPPPQGSVGRRSFRLSAPLFPIGAKSKTPKNREQGYSRRHHAHKK; encoded by the exons ATGGGCACTTACGTGGGCAAGCTGGGACTCTGGCCGTCATCCCCAGCAGGGGGGCGCACAGACTTGTCGGAGAGGCCCTTGAACCGCCGGCCAGCTCAGTCCCTTCATCAGGTCCCCTGGGTTCAGCACGTCCATCGTGCCCACCCTGCCCCTCGGCACAGACCTGCGAGGAGCCTGCCGAACTGGGATCCTACCAGTCCCAACGCGTGCGTGGTCAATGAGGCTTGGAGGCCCTTTCCCATGAACAGGCCCCGGAATTCCATCACGGGGCCTCTTCCCTCAGACTGGTGGGGAAGTTACTTCAAG GGGAGTATCTGGTCTCTTCGGCACCCCAGGGCAACAAGGAGCCCGGTGACCAGGAGGCTCGCTCCTCGTGAGCGGACAGCGCCCCCCTCCACTGCCCCAGCAGAGGTAACGAACTCTGCAGGGGTCTCACCTTCTGAGA CCCCAGACCCATGTGCGAAGGAGACAGTGCTGAGGGCCCTCAGAGAGTGCAAGAAGGGGAAAGTGAGGTGGGAAGAATCACTTGTTCCA GAGAGCTTGGACAGTAAGAGGATTCCAGAGACCAGACCATCTGTGTTTAAGCCTCTGACGAAAAATGGAGTCCTCACTTCTTTTGTGCCGAGGCCTGGGCCTCTGAAGAGAAGCCTCGACTGCTGGGGCTCAGATCACAGCTTGAAtaacaggcccagctgctcctccaTGGACTCCTTGGCCAGCGCACATACAGGTGGCCCCCTTAGCTCCCAAAGAAATGCTATTACAAGCTCTTACAGCTCTTCTAGAGATTTCTCTGAGCCTTGGAAGAGTATTCCCAGTACATCACTCCAGATACCAGAGTGgccaatgaaaaggaaagaacattGG CATCCGTCTCACTCTCCAGCCCCACTGGTATCAGATGAGTCCCCAGAAACATCTGGCAGCTCTGGGCAGCAAAATCAGGTTCCCCTGCTTCTGTCAAGCCCCGGGAGCCTGCTGTCCCTGACTCCGCCAACTCAGCTGGGTTATGCAGTCCCCAAAGACCTGGCCTTAGGGAAGAAAGCTGGACTCCAACGGAGCAACAAAGCCAGAGAAGATACGACTGAGGTCACCACAGACTCTGTCCCTGACACTTGGTCTGCTATTCAGCCTCCCCTGTCCCAGGGCACTGATCCTCAGCTGGAAAGCTTACATAAAATGCAGGAGTCTCCAAGTCCCCTGGCCTTCCCACAACCTACCGGAGAGGCAATCAGTGTGGCCCACTCGCCTCTGAAGACAGCGAGCCTGCTGGCCTCACATGGGTGCTCCCAGTCAGAGCCCCTTTCAGGCACCTCTTCAGACTCAAAACCCACCACTACTTTCATCCTCCTGACCCTTGTTTCCCCCACAGCACCAGTCACTGAGACCACGTGGC CTTCAACCTCTCAGGCTGCCGTACCCCGAGGCTCACCTGCCATTAACCCTGCAGCACCCACTATGCAAAGTACTGTGTTTGGATTGATGAGCAGCCCAGCCCCCCATCTTCCTGCATCTGCACCTCCTGTTGCAACTTCTGCTGACCGCATGTCAAAACCCATCTTGGGGCTCCCAGCCAATAGTGAGATCAGAGTCTCCTCATATTCCAGAATTTCAAGCACAGCTGCAGCATCTTCACCTCCGGGTATCTCAACTCCCACCTTCAAGCCTATCTTTGGCAGCATAAGACCACTTAAAACTATGCCCGTGAGAGCTCCTTTCTCTTTCAAGCAGACCTCTCCTCCACCTACTCCTGCTTCTACCCGTCTCTTCCATGGCCTGGTCAAGGCTACCTCTGTAGTCATGTCCACCACCCCAGCCAGCACATCCAAAGGCTCCTTTAAGCCGCCTTTGGAGTTTGGTGTAGTGAATGTTACCAGTACCATGGGCAGCACTTGCTCCAGCCCTTCCACTTGCCCCCCTTTTCCTCTCGGGGCTGCCTGTGCTTTCAGGGCCAGCTTCTCCCCAGATGCAGACTTCACTTTCCCACTGAGCCAGCGTCCAACCATTCCTACTGTGCACACAGTCACCATCTTTAGCCAGGTTCTTCCCAGTGCTGTCCAGATATCCCCTACCAGGAGCACTGCCGATTTTAGCGCTGTGGGTGGCCCTCCGGCAGCTTCAGCCCTAGTAACCACCAACCAGCCTGCATTGTCATCCAGGATCTCCAGTTCGAAGTCAGCATTCACAATTCCCTTGGAGTCAAGCTCAAGGCCACCTTCCCCACTAACCCTGGGAGCCACTCCCCAACCTGCATTTGGGGCTGCATATGTGCAGAAGCAAGAAGCCCCCCAACCAGCCCTTGGCCCAAGCTTCTGTAGCTCTCCCATTTTTGGAAACTCAACAGTGGCCTCCTCAACCCCAACACCGACCCCAGCCCAGCCATCCTTCAGCGGTACCACGCAGTCAGCCTCTGCGGGTTTGGCACCACCAGCCTCCACCTTTCACATCCCTGCCAGCTTCCGGCCGGCCTTTGACAGCACTCCAGTAGGTTCCCTTTGGTCTAATACGAATGGTTTGGGAGTTGTCACCCCAAGCCACCGGACTGGGGCTTGTGGCTCAGTGTTTGGCAGCACAGCCCCACGACCATTTGACTTTGGGGAATTAGTGAGCCCTGTGGACTGTGAGGAGACTGAACTCAGCGTCACTGCCCCAGACGCGAGCTCCAGCTCCGGAGCACTCAGCCCTGGAGCAGTGCCGAGTGGGAGCACTAACACCATCACACCCTTGGGGAAAGGCTGGGGCCCAGGCAGCCAGGGCCGGACCAGCCAGGGCACACCTTTGGCCCTGGGGAAGGCCAGCATTTCTGCAAGAGAAACTATGTTTGGGGACACATCCATGGCCTCCTTTGCTCAGAGCACCCCTGTCATTGGATCAGTTAAGGCAGGCAGCAGCCTTGGCTTTGGGATGCCCTCTCCACCGCCCCAGGGCTCTGTTGGGAGAAGATCTTTCAGACTGTCAGCCCCTTTGTTTCCCATTGGTGCAAAATCAAAAACCCCAAAGAATCGGGAGCAAGGGTATTCCCGAAGGCATCATGCCCACAAGAAATAA